The DNA sequence GCCGTCAGTGTGCCCGCCTACCTGCTTCTTCCGCTCATCGATGACACGATGGCTATCGTACCGATTATCATCCTCGCTAGTGCTATTTTGGGGTTCGGACCGCTCGCACAGGCACACCTGGTTGATGGGTTACAAGACGAATTCCAGGGGAGCATCTTCGGGTTTGTCAGAACGCTCGCCTTCGGATGCAGTACGGTGAGTCCAGTGATCATCGGCTGGCTGGCGCAGTCTGGTCGGTTCGCCCTGGCTTTCAGGCTTCTCGGGACAATCGCATGTCTTGCAAGCGCTTTGGTCGTCCTCTTGCTGATTAAAACTCGAGCAGGAGCGACACGAGAATATATCCTTGACTGAGTTTCACTACGACCGATTTCGAGCGACCCTCTCCGGATTTCTGTTAGCGAATGTATAGATTTTCGTTGGTAACATTTATTGTCCAGTCGCTGGTACGAACAACCTGAACCAGATTCCGGTTTAGATATCCGTCTCATGACTCACGAGATTCAAAACGATTCCGGCAAACAGACGATGCCGTACGCAGAGTTAGCCCAGCAGGACCTGGCGATGCTCAAACAATTAGCACTTGATGGGGCACTGGACGACGAAATTTTGCTTCAGACCGCTCAGGTGTCCGACGAACTCGACGTATCCACTCAGACTGTCTCGCGTCGGTTACAGAATTTGGAACGAGAGGGACTGATAACCCGCCAGATGGATAACGACGGCCAGCGGGTCTCCCTCGAACCGGAGGGAGAGCACGTCCTGAAACTCAATTACAATGCGTACCGCCGCATTTTCAATCCTTCCGATAGCATCCAGCTGAAGGGGCACGTCACTACCGGAATGCAGGAAGGGCACCACTACATTTCCCTTCCCGGGTACGTTGAGCAGTTCCAAAACCGTCTCGGCTACACACCGTTTCCTGGCACCCTCAACATCGAACTCGACTCCGAAAGCATTTTGATTAAACCAGGGCTGAATTACCTCCGTTCAATCCGGATCGATTGCTGGGAAGACGAAGACCGTACGTACGGGGCGGTAGAATGTTACGAGGCCGAGTTGGAATCAGCCGGTGGAAGAACGTACGATTCGGCTCACGTCATCGTCCCCGAACGGACGCTCCACGACGAGCAGCAACTGGAAGTTATCGCACCCATCAAACTCAGAGACGAGATGGATCTGGAAAACGGCGACGAACTCACGGTCTCCGTACAGGAATGAGGCGAGTTGTACCGAATTTGGTTCTCGAAGCACCGTCTAGACGTACGAAAGCCAGACCGGTCAGCCCCCTCGATTTTCCCTGATTTCGTTTCATCACTCACCAAAGTGAGGCGGTCCCGATGTCGTCGATCCAATCCCGACCGACTGCACAGAGCATAACCGAGACGATTCCGACGCTTTCGATGAGACTCGTATACGAAAACTGGACAAACACCGCCAGTCACCATCGATCGACCCGATCGGAACTGAACGCACTGGTGATCGAGACTCCTATTCAGACAGTAAAACATAAATACCTAGGTACGGATTCGAATATATGTCAGTAAATGGCGATCGACTCAGACGAGTTGTCGGGAATTTTTCAACAGGCGTTAACGTGGTCACACTTGCACGTGATCCACCACACGGTTTGACTGCGAACGCCTTCACCAGTGTCTCGCTCGATCCACCGCTCGTTCTCGTCAGCGTCGATCACGAGACGAAAACGTACGAACTCCTCGAAAGCGGCGAAGTCGATGGGTTCTGCGTCAATATACTCAGTGCCGATCAGCAGTTCCTCGGCGAGTACTTCGCCGGGATGGCCGATGACGAAGAATCACCATTCGAATCGGAGGCGACGACGACAGGCCCGACCGGTGCAGTCATATTCGAGGAAAGTCTCGCCTATATCGACTGCGAGGTGTACGACGCAGTCGAGCAAGGTGATCACACACTCTACATCGGCGAAGTTCAGGGTGCGGACGTGTTGTCGGAGGATGCAGAGGCGCTGACGTTTTTCCGGGGCGAGTGGGGATCGCTGGCGTAGGCACCGTCGCTCGAAGCGGTTTGACAGCGAATACGGATAATCGACGCTCTATTTTCGGCGGGTTCAAGACCGCACCCAATAACTCTCCACGTTCCCGTCCCCAATCAATCCGGGTGAAAACCAGTTACGTCCCCTAGTTCGGACAGCCGATCCGATGTCGTTACTCGGACGTCAGGTCACACGTGATCTCGGGTGCGACCTCCTCGCCGGGAACCGTCCAGATGTCCTTGTATCCGTAATGATCGAGTTCAGGAGTGCCCTCGGGCCAGGGTTCGCCCACGTCTCCGAACCGGCCGACGAGTATCTCGTCCTCGACCCCTTCGTGATCTTCGGGCCGGATGTTCATCTCACCGCCTGGCCACTCGTAGGAGAGCCCTTCGAGACCGCTGATGATGTCGTCCGTGCTCTTGCCGCCTGCTTGCTCCACCGCCTTCTTCGCTGCGTATATCCAGCCGTATACGAGTGCAGCACCACCGACGGGGATATTATCGTACTTCTCGTAGTAGTTCCTGGCGAACTCCTTGTTCAGGTCGGTTTGCGGATATTCCTGGTAGTAGTATTCCACGCCGATGTACTTGGGGAGACCGTCTCCGAGCGCCTGTGCGACGTCCATGTTCGCACCGGTAGGAGCGGTAAACAGCGGATCATCCCCTTCGACTTCGAGCGACTCGAAAAAGCCCACTTCCTTCCCCTGCCTCATGAACGTAATCAGGTCACCTGCCCACAGTCCGCTCACGACGAGATCGGGATCAGCGTTCATCGTCGATTGAATCTCGTTTTGGTAGTTCCCCTTGCCGAACTGCGGGAATGTTTCGGAGACGACCTCGGCACCGATTTCGTCTTGGTAGTACTGTTTCGACATCTCCCACACTTCGTGGCCGAACGTATAATCCGGGTTCACGCCGGCGATGGTGTCGATGTCGTCGCCGTACCGTTCGATGACGGCCTTGGCACAGGCGTGTGCTTCGTCCTGAATGTTTAAACTCGGCCGGAACACTTGCTTGCGACACTGATCGCGGATCGGACGCATCGTCGCCGAGACTCCAATCAGCGGTGTATCGACCGTTGCGGCGAATTCGGAGAGGGCCAGCAAGACGGAACTGCTCGCGCCCTGGAGCAGGAGATCCACGTTATCCTGCTCGACGAATTCGCGTGCGCGCTTAACGGACGTGTCGGGGGTACCCTCGTCGTCACTGGCTTTGAAGTCGATATTCAGACTGTCGTCGTCTGAATTTATCTCTTCGACTGCCATTTCGATTGCCCGCACTTCCCGTTTCCCGAGAGAGGCAAAGGGGCCCGAAAGTGGCGTACAAAGCCCTATTTTGAAGTCCTCACTATTACTGCCGCCTCCACCCAAGCAGCCAGCAAGGCCGATAGTCCCAGCGGTTGCGCCTGCTTTGACGAATGAACGCCTGTCAACATAATCCATATAATAGTTTGCATGGCAGTGGCTTTACTTATATCTATGGGCTGAAAAACGGGCCTCCAGTACTGCGAAAATGTATAAGTGATAATGAATTATAGCAATTCATTTGACTGTTTTCAGACACTGTCATCACCGGCATTCGAAACCAACGGAGCGAAACGAGTATCCAGTTCGTACGAAACCCTGCCATCCCAGCGATTGATTCGGGTCGAGATACCAGTGTACGAGAGCGGATTCATCCGGGAAACGTCGGCGATAAACAGTTAGTACAGTCCACTGTCGATTCGAATACCATTCCTTCGAGTGTAGCATGACGACATGCTGTTGACCGATCACGATGCGGTAGGCGCTGCCTCGAGAATTCTACCCTCGTGCTCGAGTGGTAGGATGTCGACTATTCAGTATGATGTCCTCTTCCGTCCTTCACCAGTGAGACGGCAGGCCGTTACTCTTGATGACCGAGGCGATGGTGTTGCGCTGGATCTCGTCACTGCCGGCGCCCAACCGGCGGCCGCGGGCGAGGCGATAGAGGTATTCCAGCGGGTGATCTTGCATGTATCCGTTCGCCCCGTGGAGCTGGAGCGCTTCGTCGGTAACATGCATGATCATTTCCGTGGAGAACAGTTTGGCAATGGACGTCTCCAGTCTGTCGGGAATCCGTCCCTCTTCCACGGCGTTTTGTGCTGCAGAGTACGTGAGCATTCGAGATGCTTCGATATTTTTCGCCATGTCAGCAAGCTTCCATTCGTTCCCCTGGAAGTCCGCGATCGGTTTGTCGAACTGTTCGCGATTTTTCGAGTATTCAAGCGCTTTCTCGAACGCGTTGACTGCCCAGGCGTTCGCCTTTGCGGTGGCACCCAGTCGTTCCCAATTCAGCGCCTGTAGTTGGCGTTTGAACGCGTCGCGTTCCCGGGTGAGCACGTTTTCCTCAGGAACGACGACGTCGTTCATGAAGAACTGCGTCTGGGTGGCACCTGCCATGTTGGTGAAGTGCTCACCGATCTCAACACCTGGCTGGTCAAGTTCGATGACAACGGAGCCAAGCCCTTCAGGGAATTTTACCCAGACGACGGCGGCGCTGGAGTTGTACACGTTACTTACCCAGGTCTTCTCACCGTTAAGAATTAATTCGCCGTCTTTCTCTTCAACGGTGGTCTTCATTGATTTTACGTCAGAGCCGGCTTCTGGTTCGGAGATGGCCACAGCAATGGAGTCTTCGCCGTTGATAACCGGCGGGAGATACTTTTCTTTCGCTTCCTGCGTCCCGAACATTTCGATGCCCCGGGGCCCGACGAGATGCTGGCTGTGAAAGAAATTCGCCGTGTCTGGACAGACGCGACCGATCGCCTCCACGACGAGAATTGCCTCGAACTCCGTTAGCCCACCGCCGCCGAGTTCCTCGTCGTAATTGATCCCGAAGTAGCCTCGATCGGCGAGTAGTTTGACGTTTTTCCACGGCGTTTCTCCTTCCCAATTGAAAGCGTCCTTCTCGAATTTGTCTTCAGCGAGCTGTTCAACGGATGTGAGGAGCATTTGTTGCTCATCTGATAGATCGAGCATCTCTGGTTAGAACTATAATGCGACGCACACATAATAGTTTCTTTGGCGGGTATACTCCGATGGCTGGTCACAATGCATTTCGTCCGGCTGTAACGGACCAGCTGAATGCACTCGCACTCTCTTGGGACGCCAGTACGAACGGTCTCTGCTTTTTTTCCTGTCAAATTATCTAATCTATGGCCATCTTCCTGCGCCTCGTACCTGCTGCCATAATCTATTGCGTTCGGTACAGGAGCTGTGTTCTTCAACGGGTATCGAATAGCGATTAATGTTTGCAGTTATCAAATCCTTCATTATCGTTCATTAACGCTATTCCATCAGGAGCTAATCTTGATAGTTGAAGGTGTATCGGCCCTTTCAGCACATTCTTCGTATGTCATTGTCAAACACATCATCCTGACGAAAATGACTGTAATCGAATTTATTACAATCATATGGGTGTGAGAAATTCCATCAGCAATACTCAGCCCTGCAGAAATTCTTCCGAAGCTTTACGTAATTATCGCGCATTCGTCAGTCCAAACATCACTTCCAGCCACTGTTACTGCTAGGCACACCGATTCCACATCCAATATCCA is a window from the Natrinema halophilum genome containing:
- a CDS encoding DUF120 domain-containing protein, whose amino-acid sequence is MTHEIQNDSGKQTMPYAELAQQDLAMLKQLALDGALDDEILLQTAQVSDELDVSTQTVSRRLQNLEREGLITRQMDNDGQRVSLEPEGEHVLKLNYNAYRRIFNPSDSIQLKGHVTTGMQEGHHYISLPGYVEQFQNRLGYTPFPGTLNIELDSESILIKPGLNYLRSIRIDCWEDEDRTYGAVECYEAELESAGGRTYDSAHVIVPERTLHDEQQLEVIAPIKLRDEMDLENGDELTVSVQE
- a CDS encoding flavin reductase family protein, with translation MSVNGDRLRRVVGNFSTGVNVVTLARDPPHGLTANAFTSVSLDPPLVLVSVDHETKTYELLESGEVDGFCVNILSADQQFLGEYFAGMADDEESPFESEATTTGPTGAVIFEESLAYIDCEVYDAVEQGDHTLYIGEVQGADVLSEDAEALTFFRGEWGSLA
- a CDS encoding ABC transporter substrate-binding protein, encoding MDYVDRRSFVKAGATAGTIGLAGCLGGGGSNSEDFKIGLCTPLSGPFASLGKREVRAIEMAVEEINSDDDSLNIDFKASDDEGTPDTSVKRAREFVEQDNVDLLLQGASSSVLLALSEFAATVDTPLIGVSATMRPIRDQCRKQVFRPSLNIQDEAHACAKAVIERYGDDIDTIAGVNPDYTFGHEVWEMSKQYYQDEIGAEVVSETFPQFGKGNYQNEIQSTMNADPDLVVSGLWAGDLITFMRQGKEVGFFESLEVEGDDPLFTAPTGANMDVAQALGDGLPKYIGVEYYYQEYPQTDLNKEFARNYYEKYDNIPVGGAALVYGWIYAAKKAVEQAGGKSTDDIISGLEGLSYEWPGGEMNIRPEDHEGVEDEILVGRFGDVGEPWPEGTPELDHYGYKDIWTVPGEEVAPEITCDLTSE
- a CDS encoding acyl-CoA dehydrogenase family protein is translated as MLDLSDEQQMLLTSVEQLAEDKFEKDAFNWEGETPWKNVKLLADRGYFGINYDEELGGGGLTEFEAILVVEAIGRVCPDTANFFHSQHLVGPRGIEMFGTQEAKEKYLPPVINGEDSIAVAISEPEAGSDVKSMKTTVEEKDGELILNGEKTWVSNVYNSSAAVVWVKFPEGLGSVVIELDQPGVEIGEHFTNMAGATQTQFFMNDVVVPEENVLTRERDAFKRQLQALNWERLGATAKANAWAVNAFEKALEYSKNREQFDKPIADFQGNEWKLADMAKNIEASRMLTYSAAQNAVEEGRIPDRLETSIAKLFSTEMIMHVTDEALQLHGANGYMQDHPLEYLYRLARGRRLGAGSDEIQRNTIASVIKSNGLPSHW